The following are encoded in a window of Caldicellulosiruptor danielii genomic DNA:
- a CDS encoding RAMP superfamily CRISPR-associated protein, whose translation MSKIVSKIVVKGILKNISPFLIGKGKGDLIDIEVLKDEKGKPFIPASSFVGALRHYMEEKYSIENKNTWDQFWGSYIQEQDSAIQSHFVVSDMYLKSEDVQGEIIDIRDGIKIDLKFGVAKEGAKYDYEIVNQNLEFDFNAEIVIREGFDREYFLRILKTLLYELEQGNVRIGAFTTKGFGKFILEGCNVYEFSFLEDEKRDRAKKYFSYLENGKLDSHDDLKINMNGIRTLPPKGNKDFEIDAVFFLKNSLLIGSSYVDVKEVEKFKSEPNKIHIRYNQKPVVPGSSLKGALRARAYKIVKTLLPESGPEGTELIEALINNIFGYVTEKSETEDRDEKKTKCRGRISVEECILEGVEEANQTRIKIDRFTGGTITGALFVSRPVWHKDEKLNIRIKVKDPEEWEIGLLLLVLKDIWCEDLPFGGDKAIGRGILKGHKAQLKYQDKLYKLSQVDNGKIKIEGNKEDLEYYVKKFLEKIGV comes from the coding sequence ATGAGCAAAATTGTTAGCAAGATAGTAGTGAAAGGCATCCTGAAGAACATTTCTCCTTTTTTGATTGGGAAAGGGAAAGGAGATTTAATTGATATAGAAGTTTTGAAAGATGAAAAAGGCAAACCTTTTATACCGGCAAGTTCTTTTGTAGGTGCTCTACGACATTACATGGAAGAGAAGTATTCTATTGAAAATAAAAATACATGGGACCAGTTTTGGGGTTCATATATACAAGAACAAGATTCGGCTATTCAGAGTCACTTTGTTGTGAGTGACATGTATTTGAAAAGCGAAGATGTCCAAGGAGAAATAATAGATATTCGGGATGGGATTAAAATTGACTTAAAGTTCGGAGTTGCTAAAGAAGGTGCAAAATATGATTACGAAATAGTAAACCAAAATTTGGAATTTGATTTTAATGCAGAAATTGTAATAAGAGAAGGCTTTGATAGGGAATATTTTTTGAGAATATTAAAAACACTCTTATATGAACTTGAGCAAGGAAATGTAAGAATAGGAGCTTTTACTACAAAAGGTTTTGGAAAATTTATTTTAGAAGGCTGTAATGTTTATGAATTTTCTTTTTTAGAAGATGAAAAAAGAGACCGTGCAAAAAAGTATTTTTCATATCTGGAAAATGGAAAATTGGATTCACATGATGATTTGAAAATCAATATGAATGGAATTAGGACTCTTCCTCCAAAAGGAAATAAAGATTTTGAGATTGATGCGGTGTTCTTTCTGAAAAATTCCCTTTTAATTGGTTCATCATATGTAGATGTTAAAGAGGTTGAAAAATTTAAATCTGAACCTAATAAAATTCACATAAGATACAATCAAAAACCTGTGGTGCCGGGGTCTTCACTAAAAGGTGCACTTAGGGCAAGAGCATACAAGATTGTCAAAACATTGTTGCCAGAAAGTGGGCCAGAAGGTACTGAGCTAATAGAAGCTTTGATTAACAACATATTTGGTTATGTAACTGAAAAAAGTGAAACAGAAGATAGAGATGAGAAAAAAACAAAATGTAGAGGTAGAATTAGTGTTGAAGAGTGTATTTTGGAAGGTGTTGAAGAGGCAAATCAAACTCGAATAAAAATTGACAGATTTACAGGAGGAACGATAACCGGAGCTCTTTTTGTTTCAAGACCTGTTTGGCACAAAGACGAAAAATTAAACATACGTATTAAGGTCAAGGATCCAGAAGAATGGGAGATTGGATTGTTACTTTTAGTTCTTAAAGACATATGGTGTGAGGATTTGCCTTTTGGTGGAGATAAGGCTATAGGGAGAGGTATTTTAAAAGGTCATAAGGCTCAATTAAAATATCAAGATAAGTTATATAAATTAAGCCAAGTGGATAATGGCAAAATTAAAATTGAGGGTAACAAAGAAGATTTGGAGTATTATGTTAAAAAATTTTTAGAAAAAATAGGGGTGTAG
- a CDS encoding RAMP superfamily CRISPR-associated protein: protein MEVRIKTLSYSLFASGEGDGLIDSDVVYDSFGIPYIPAKRVKGCLKESALEVCEMLGISSEIVYSVFGKDGFEGKIYINNLYINGYEDLKSEIKALKKGKVFSLYLHPQKVLSHFTAVRYQTAINEDGVAKENSLRTVRVLKPDIEFKGDIYEIKTLSRREKALLYLAAINLKRMGTSRNRGFGEVKCILENSEFESSQEAIDVLLTSEVAEASKDDNKASSILFDPKLTGENAKIKFTVKTLSPVVIAQPRGEQNTVYTKKYIPASVVRGLLAKRLVEISKLGRDAHRNEHFYTLFLSDKTKIGNAYPKKEGYVFYQTPLFIQEEKGSNSATLYNVFDKHEETEMPNNTKPLNKFCYIDDENVYIYEPETTFYFHNNRDREKGHSIGEGIFYYEAINSGEEFEGEIVGDRGYLEELKQKFDDFTAFIGRSKTAQYGLVKFCFGDIEGLNSNEVNDTEFIVYAISPIILYNEYGFTQPSENILINYLANLLECEKEEIEIVDSAARIEKIENFITIWKLKTPSLFAYSAGSSFKVKLKTIDDKIIRNLGKIEAEGIGEEKNLGFGKVKILHDIQEEMVRKKVPEKEDRNSTDIKQSRDILLEIIIRDLLTVVNYLGYRKAEDFKGTSKNWKLISNHLINRLSKMLTESNDFSEWKIKIDENLDGKKAGELLKKLGLFEELTDKEMIKEILSKQDVNKFEGILSKLGVNIMEDSSLQWDIFKNYWLNFLRYLRLFKKQEE, encoded by the coding sequence ATGGAGGTTAGAATTAAAACGCTCTCATATTCTCTTTTTGCGTCGGGAGAAGGGGACGGGTTAATAGATAGTGATGTTGTTTATGATAGTTTTGGAATACCATATATTCCTGCTAAGCGTGTAAAGGGTTGTTTGAAAGAAAGTGCTTTAGAAGTATGTGAAATGTTGGGGATATCTTCAGAAATTGTTTATAGTGTTTTTGGCAAAGACGGTTTCGAAGGGAAGATATATATCAATAATTTGTATATAAATGGCTATGAAGATTTGAAAAGTGAAATAAAAGCTCTTAAAAAGGGAAAGGTGTTTTCTCTATATTTACATCCGCAAAAGGTGTTATCTCATTTTACAGCAGTGAGATATCAGACAGCCATCAATGAAGATGGTGTTGCAAAAGAAAATTCTTTAAGGACAGTTAGGGTACTCAAACCTGATATTGAGTTCAAAGGGGATATTTATGAGATTAAAACCCTTTCAAGGCGAGAAAAAGCGTTGCTTTACTTAGCGGCTATTAATTTAAAAAGAATGGGAACATCAAGAAATAGAGGGTTTGGCGAAGTAAAGTGTATTTTAGAAAATTCTGAATTTGAGAGTTCTCAAGAGGCAATAGACGTTTTGTTAACATCAGAGGTTGCTGAAGCAAGCAAAGATGATAATAAAGCGTCATCGATACTTTTTGATCCAAAATTAACAGGAGAAAATGCAAAAATTAAATTTACTGTTAAAACTCTTTCACCTGTTGTAATAGCACAACCAAGAGGAGAACAAAATACTGTTTATACTAAAAAGTATATACCTGCTTCTGTTGTAAGAGGGTTGCTGGCAAAGAGATTGGTAGAAATTTCAAAATTAGGGCGTGATGCTCATAGGAATGAGCATTTTTATACACTCTTTTTAAGTGATAAGACAAAAATAGGTAATGCTTATCCGAAAAAAGAAGGATATGTCTTTTATCAAACGCCTCTTTTCATCCAAGAAGAAAAGGGAAGTAACAGTGCTACACTTTATAATGTCTTCGACAAACATGAAGAAACAGAAATGCCGAATAACACAAAGCCGCTGAATAAATTTTGTTACATTGATGATGAGAATGTTTATATTTATGAACCTGAAACTACTTTTTATTTTCATAACAATAGAGACAGGGAAAAAGGACACAGTATAGGGGAAGGAATTTTCTACTATGAAGCCATTAACTCTGGTGAAGAATTTGAAGGCGAAATTGTAGGCGATAGAGGGTACTTAGAAGAGTTAAAACAAAAATTTGATGATTTTACCGCTTTTATAGGACGTTCAAAAACTGCTCAATATGGACTTGTGAAATTTTGCTTTGGTGATATAGAAGGTTTAAATAGTAACGAAGTTAATGACACTGAATTTATTGTGTATGCTATTTCTCCAATAATTTTATACAATGAGTATGGTTTTACACAACCTTCAGAAAATATTTTAATAAATTATTTAGCGAACCTGTTGGAATGTGAAAAAGAAGAAATCGAAATTGTTGATTCTGCGGCGAGAATAGAAAAAATTGAAAATTTTATAACTATATGGAAACTAAAAACTCCTTCTTTATTTGCTTATTCCGCAGGTTCATCCTTCAAAGTTAAACTTAAGACAATTGATGATAAAATAATAAGAAATCTTGGGAAGATTGAAGCCGAAGGGATTGGTGAAGAAAAAAATCTTGGTTTTGGAAAAGTTAAAATTTTACATGATATTCAGGAAGAAATGGTAAGAAAAAAAGTGCCAGAAAAAGAAGATAGAAACTCAACTGATATAAAACAATCAAGAGATATTTTGCTGGAGATTATAATCAGGGATTTATTAACCGTTGTAAACTATTTGGGATATAGAAAAGCTGAAGATTTTAAGGGTACATCGAAAAACTGGAAGCTAATTTCTAATCATTTGATAAACAGATTATCTAAGATGCTTACTGAGTCAAATGATTTTAGTGAATGGAAAATAAAAATTGATGAAAATCTTGATGGTAAAAAAGCAGGTGAGCTTCTAAAAAAACTTGGTTTGTTTGAAGAACTGACCGATAAAGAGATGATTAAAGAAATATTGAGCAAACAAGATGTTAATAAATTTGAAGGAATTCTGTCAAAATTAGGTGTAAATATAATGGAGGATTCCTCTTTGCAGTGGGATATATTTAAAAACTATTGGTTAAATTTCTTAAGATACTTAAGGTTATTTAAAAAGCAGGAGGAATAA
- the csx19 gene encoding CRISPR-associated protein Csx19 encodes MKKVYEIKETFSKVEKWDEVKPSDIEKRILENLKNGYMVCWLCNEVLFGRVSEGKIEFYHELQSDFPKYLLRIRAFNSQKEIHIWKSQGQFKGRIREDKDIEAGDGETLKKVEYIEAHQIMYGNGKNMKKINEEFYEIYGSRGIKYILPSELIKENMLSKDSYFVLVTRNYIDYNEIGQAGFIDSRFVKIEHKEGES; translated from the coding sequence ATGAAGAAGGTTTATGAGATAAAAGAGACATTTTCAAAAGTTGAAAAGTGGGATGAAGTAAAACCATCTGATATAGAGAAAAGAATCTTAGAAAACTTGAAAAATGGTTATATGGTTTGCTGGCTATGTAATGAGGTTTTATTTGGGCGAGTTAGTGAAGGTAAGATAGAATTTTATCACGAATTGCAAAGCGACTTTCCAAAGTATTTATTAAGAATTCGTGCATTTAATTCTCAAAAAGAAATTCATATTTGGAAATCACAAGGACAATTTAAAGGTAGAATAAGAGAAGACAAAGACATCGAAGCGGGAGATGGGGAAACACTTAAAAAGGTGGAATATATAGAGGCTCATCAGATAATGTATGGTAATGGCAAGAATATGAAAAAAATAAATGAGGAGTTTTATGAAATTTATGGCTCAAGGGGAATAAAATACATACTTCCTTCAGAATTAATAAAAGAGAATATGTTATCAAAAGATTCTTATTTTGTGTTGGTTACACGAAACTATATAGACTATAACGAAATTGGACAAGCGGGCTTCATAGATAGTAGATTTGTAAAAATAGAGCACAAGGAGGGAGAAAGTTAA